The Gemmatimonadota bacterium DNA segment ACGACCAGGTCGGAGTCCTTTAGCGCGGAGATCCTCTCCTCGCTGAACTCTTCCACGCGGATGTTCATCTCGGCCAGGAACGTGCGGAGCACCCGGCTCACGTCCACGTTGGATACGGCCAGGAGTACGCGCTTGTAGCGGTCCGGCGACAGCGACACGTTCTCGGCGCGGAGATCGGACAGGTACTCTTTGTGCTCCTTGAACCACCGCTGAAGGATAGAGTAGCCGTTCAGGCGCAGCAGGCCATTGCGCAGTTGCCGCGCGGCTTCCCGCTTGTTGAGCCTGATCGCGTTGAATGCGGCGCTGGCGAGCTTGTAAGCGATGCGGTGCGGCGCGTACATGCCCTTCATGCCTTCCATCACCGTGTTGACCAGTTCGTAGCGGGTCATGTTCGGGATGGGGTGGTTGGCATGATGCCCGTCGTAATGGCTCCAGTCGCTGCTCAGGTACTCCCCGCCCTGCAGATCGTAGCGGATCGTGTCTTCGGAACCGGGCAGGTAGGTCAGGATCATGCACTGCGATGTCGCCAGGTCTTTCTTCCTGGCGAACTCGAACTGGGTCTTGATGGTCTCCGGATGATCCGAATCGGCGCCGGCGATGAACATGGCGTGGAGATCGATCCCGTGACCGTGAATCGCGTCTATCGCGACTTCCACGTCGTGCGCGGTCTCTTTCTTGCCGTATAGCTCCAGGGCGGTCTCGTCGATGGACTCGAATCCGACCATCACGCGGTCGCATCCCGCCTCGCGCATCTTCTTCATCAGCTCCGGCTGCTTCGAGATCTCGTGGCGCATCTGCGCCGCCCACGGAATGATCAGCTTCCGGTCGATCATCCCCTGCATGATGGCCATAGTGCGGTCCACCGGCACGTTGAAGATGTCGTCGGCGAAGAAGAGATAGCTGAAATTCGGCATCTTCGTGTAGGCTTCCAGCATATCGAGCACGCGCTCGACGGAATGGCCGCGCAACTTATGCCCGTTCAGCTTGGTCACCGTGCAGAAACTGCAATCCCAGGGACAGCCCCGCTGCGTCTGGATCGACATGATGTCCAGCCGGTTGGAAGGCACCAGGCTGAAGTCCGGGATGGGCAGCACGTCGAGATCCTCCGCCTTGGGTCGTTCCGGGTTGTGGACCGGCCGACCGTCCTCGATCCAGGACAGGTTTGCGATGCCGCGGTGGTCGGCGCCGGACTCCAGGCTCCGGACCAGTTCGACCAGGGCCTCCTCACCCTCTCCGCGCACGACGAAGTCACAGTGCTGCAGGGCTTCATCGGGCACGAACGTCGGATGCGTTCCACCCATCACGATCGTCTTCTCCGGAAAGACGTTCCGGATGAAATCGGCGTACTGGTAGGACCCGGGGGCCGTGGACGTCAGGGAGGAGATGCAGATCAGATCGGCTTCCCCGAACTCGTTCGTATCGATGTCCTCCACCTCTTCCAGCATCACCCGGACGCCGTAGCCCAGGTTCTGCATGATCGTCGCGAGCACCAGACTGCCGATCCGCGGGATGTAGGCGTCCGAATACACGTGGAGGTGAGAGGACTTCGGTTCGAGAAAGAGGATGTGCTTGATACTTTTACGCATTGCTTGCTCCTGTAGAAACCGTCCGGAAAAGCACCGTCGGCGGGTCTACTGCATGGATGCGATGAATCGGTCGAACAGGTAATTGGCGTCGTGCGGTCCCGGTGACGCTTCGGGGTGGTACTGTACCGAGAATACCGGAAACCGCCGGTGCCTGAGCCCTTCTAACGTCCGGTCATTCAGATTGATATGGGTCAGTTCCACCTCGGATTCGTCGAGGGAGTCGGCGTCGATGGCGAAGCCGTGGTTCTGGGCGGTGATTTCCACCCGGCCCGACTCGTTCTGCCTCACGGGCTGATTGGCGCCCCGGTGGCCGAACTTCAGCTTGAACCTTTCTCCACCAAGCGCCATGCCCAGTAACTGGTGACCGATGCAGATGCCGAATATGGGCTTCCGCTCGATCAGGACTTTCAACTCTTCAATGGCGTATTGAACGGCGCCCGGATCACCGGGACCGTTGGACAACATGATGCCGTCGGGGCTCAGCCGAAGCACCTGCTCGGCCGTGTAGTCCGCCGGCAGGACGAGCACCTGGCAGCCCCGACGCGCCAGGTTCCTCAGGATATTGTGCTTTACGCCGTAATCCATGACGACGACCCGATAGGTCCCGGGTTCGTCAAAGCCGTCCCAGATTCTCTCCATATCGTTATCGGGAGGGTCCACGTAGATACGGCGATCTCCCTCCCACCGGTACGGCCGTTCCGTGGTCACTTCACGGACCAGGTCCTGGCCCACCATTCTGGGCACGGCCCTGGCCTGTTCTACGAGTGTGTCAGGGTCTGCCGCGCCGGAACTTATCACGCCGCGCATGACCCCGTCGACGCGGAGCCTGCGGGTCAATGCCCGGGTATCTATTCCGGATATGCCTACAACGCCATGGTCGTCCAGGAAGCGGTCGAGACTGCCGGTCGAGCGCCAGTTGCTCGGGTTCCGCTGGTACTCCCGAACCACGAATCCTTCCACGTGGGGGTGGAGAGATTCCAGGTCGCCGGGATTCACGCCGTAATTCCCGATCAACGGGTAGGTCATGGTGACGATCTGACCTTTGTACGACGGGTCGGTCAATACCTCCTGGTATCCGATCATGCTGGTGTTGAAAACGACTTCTCCCACCTTTTTCCCGGTAGCGCCAAAGGATTCGCCTACGTAGACTGTGCCGTCT contains these protein-coding regions:
- the carA gene encoding glutamine-hydrolyzing carbamoyl-phosphate synthase small subunit — encoded protein: MEAWLALEDGTVYVGESFGATGKKVGEVVFNTSMIGYQEVLTDPSYKGQIVTMTYPLIGNYGVNPGDLESLHPHVEGFVVREYQRNPSNWRSTGSLDRFLDDHGVVGISGIDTRALTRRLRVDGVMRGVISSGAADPDTLVEQARAVPRMVGQDLVREVTTERPYRWEGDRRIYVDPPDNDMERIWDGFDEPGTYRVVVMDYGVKHNILRNLARRGCQVLVLPADYTAEQVLRLSPDGIMLSNGPGDPGAVQYAIEELKVLIERKPIFGICIGHQLLGMALGGERFKLKFGHRGANQPVRQNESGRVEITAQNHGFAIDADSLDESEVELTHINLNDRTLEGLRHRRFPVFSVQYHPEASPGPHDANYLFDRFIASMQ
- a CDS encoding radical SAM protein, with translation MRKSIKHILFLEPKSSHLHVYSDAYIPRIGSLVLATIMQNLGYGVRVMLEEVEDIDTNEFGEADLICISSLTSTAPGSYQYADFIRNVFPEKTIVMGGTHPTFVPDEALQHCDFVVRGEGEEALVELVRSLESGADHRGIANLSWIEDGRPVHNPERPKAEDLDVLPIPDFSLVPSNRLDIMSIQTQRGCPWDCSFCTVTKLNGHKLRGHSVERVLDMLEAYTKMPNFSYLFFADDIFNVPVDRTMAIMQGMIDRKLIIPWAAQMRHEISKQPELMKKMREAGCDRVMVGFESIDETALELYGKKETAHDVEVAIDAIHGHGIDLHAMFIAGADSDHPETIKTQFEFARKKDLATSQCMILTYLPGSEDTIRYDLQGGEYLSSDWSHYDGHHANHPIPNMTRYELVNTVMEGMKGMYAPHRIAYKLASAAFNAIRLNKREAARQLRNGLLRLNGYSILQRWFKEHKEYLSDLRAENVSLSPDRYKRVLLAVSNVDVSRVLRTFLAEMNIRVEEFSEERISALKDSDLVVMAGEMVDDVRARVQNLHIFPVHDKNTRMDRTLTQLGILFTENVDKVREAIAAVHFQPTQGKVAAGDA